From the Blastocatellia bacterium genome, the window GCTTTAAATGCCACAATGGTAAACACTCCTAATGTTCAACCTGTAATGGCAAGTCCTGTGATGGCAAAGCCTGTAAACAATACTGGTCAAAACCAACAATCTATGGAAGTAGATCCTTTAGGAACTAAACCCTTAAATAACTTAGCTAACATTGCACAACAAGAACCATCCAATGTTTTAGAGCAGCAAAAGCTAGAAGCTCTAGCCAAAGAATTAGAGGCAGAAATTAGCCAAATTCGGGCTAGAAAAGATAGTTCAGGAGGGCTTAAAAGTGCGCCATTAAGAGATACATCTAAAAGTATTCTTAATGATATAGCTTCGGAATTAGCCGAGGATTTAAGCACATATGATCCTAAAAAAGCAGCTTTGGCTAATCAATATAATGCTAGCAAGTCACCTAATGCTATATCACCTAATCCAGCTATTAAGCCTTCATTAATAAGCTCTTATACTACCAATCCTCATAGTAAAATTGAACCGTATTCAGTTCCTACAACAACGCCACATTCAGCCATTAGTGCTACTTTAGTGGAAAAATCGCCTTCTCCATCACAAATGTTAGCAACTACTTCTGAACCGCTTGATATTGCAGAAGAGTTTTCTTTAGCCTTACCAGAAATGGTAGAAGATGTTTTAATGAGTGTTTCAGAAACTATATTGACAAAAACAGAGGTTTTATCTCAACGTGTAGCACAAGAAGCCGCTATTGCTGCACAAACATTAATGGCAGAAGCTAAAATGAGAATGCAAAATCCTGTTGATCCAGCTAACTTAGCTACTAACCCAGCCTATCAAAATTCTAATATAAATAGCTCATCTCCTAGAAATTTAAGTAATAATTCAAATCTTAACCCATCAGATCGAACTGTAAGTAGACCTATACCAGGACTTGTAGAAAAAGAAGTTAAAAGTGATAGTGAGTTTAAGAAACAACTAATGTATATAGCTGGAGGGACTTTATTACTTATCACTGTTATTTGGTTAATTAGTAGTTTTTTTAGAGACTAGCATTTTTAGAACCTTTCCTTATTTTAAGTAACATAAATTAATTTTGGAGAAGCTATGTTTACGATTGAAGCAACAATAGAGAAAACCTATCACCTATCAGCAGAGAAACAAAAGGTATTTGAATTTTTTTCTGAGCCAACCAATTTTGCTACCTATATGCCAGAAATTATTCATTCTGTAGCGGTAAAAAATAACGACCATTCTCTTTGGACAATAAAAAGTTGAGCTTACATCTTCTTCATCAATAACAGTTAAATTAGACATGGTTAAAAAGATTGTAGGGACAGGTTTAGTTAAATATACTCCAGCCAAAGAAACACAAGATTATTTGGGGATTAATGTAAAACTAACTGAAAAGCAAAACACTACAGACGTTGACTTTAGCTTAGATATTAAGCTAGAACGAAGTAGCGGTTTTGAAATACACTCTTTAGCACCTTTTTTAGGCGAAAGAGCTATCAATAAGTTAGTTGTAAGCCAAGGTCAAGACCATGTTGACGGCTTTATTAAAAAGGCAGAAAAGCAAACACATAAGAAATAATTTATTTTTAATTTAATTTTTATAATTATTAAGAAATTTATCGCGGTAATTTCTACCTAAGCTTAACTCAGTTTTATCTTGCAAAATTAATAGATAATCCCCATGTGACCAAGGGACTAGCTCTTTAATAAAGTCTATTCTAACGATGTAAGATCTATGGATACGAGCAAAGATCTCTGAGTTAAGTTGTTGTTCTAGTGCGTTCATTGTTTCACGGTAGAGATATTTATCTTTACCAACATGAATTTGTACATATTTTTCTTCTGCTTCTATCCAATTTATTTCATCAGTTTTAATAAAAACAATTTTACCAGCAGTTTTTATTAGTAGTCTTTGTAAGTAATTAGGCTGTTTTTTTAGTTGTAATAAAAGATTTGTTAGCTGTTGGTATTGATTATTTTGGCTATTTTGTTTATTTACACGCTCAAGTGCTTTTTGAAAACGCTCTTCGTCAAATGGTTTTAGCAAGTAATCTAGCGCATTTACTTCAAAAGCCTTTACAGCATATTCATCATAAGCTGTTGTAAAAATAACTGCTGGCATAATGGTTTTGTCTAAAGCTTGTAAAACTTCAAAACCTGTTAGCCCAGGCATTTGAATATCAAGAAAAATTAAATCAGGTTGAAGCTGTTCAATAAGATTTACCGCTTCTAGCCCATTGCTAGCTTCACCAATAATTTCTACCTCGTCAGCTAGAAAAGTACGGATCTTTTTTCTAGCTGGTAGTTCATCATCTATAATTATTACTCTCATAAATTATTTAACTATACTTAATTCTTTGACTGTTTCTTTAATATTTTCTAGTGGCAATTCAATTAAAACTTCTAGCCCAATATTAGCTTTATTTTCTATATTTAATTTATGTTGATTTCCATAAAGCTGTTTTAGCCTAGTTTGTATATTAGATAAGCCAACGCCTTGTTGAAAAATATCTTTTTCTCTATCCTTAATTCCTACACCATTATCTAAAACAGATAGAATTAGTTTTTCTTGTTCTCTATGAGCTTTAATAGTTATTTTATATTTATCTTTATCAGATAAGTCATTATGTTTGATAGAATTTTCTACTAATGGTTGTAGTAGCATACTTGGAACAAGTGCAGTTTGAAGATTAGCTGCAATATCAACCACTATATCTAGTTTATCAGGAAACCTAGCTTTCATAATGTCTAAATAACTGGTTACAAACTCTAATTCCTGGTGTAACGATATTTTTTGACTATTTCCTTTTTCTAGCGTCATACGCAGAAAATTACTTAATTTTACTAGCATTTTATCTGCTGCCCTAACATCTTCATACATCAAAGATGAAATCATATTTAGAGTATTAAATAAAAAATGTGGGTTGATTTGCGCTTTTAAGGCTTGTAGTTGAACTTGTGTTAACTGATTATCAAGTTGCGAGGCTTTTAACTCTAGTTCTGCTGTTTTTAGTTCTCGCTCTTTATTAGTTTGATAATAAACAATTGAATGATATGTAACTAAAACTAAAGTATACCAAATAAATTGTTTATGATATTCCATCAAAAATCTATAACGCATATCTCCATAATCATAAAATCCTAGACTAAATAAACTATAAATAAATATTCTGGAAAACTTCATTAGAATAGTATGAAAAAATCCATAAACTATTGAGCCTGCTAAGTGAATAAATAAATGTTTAGCTAGGTTTTGTTGGCAAATAGGAAAACGGTTTATTAGCCATAAAATGCCCGGTAGCAATAAAAAGCCTGAGTAAGCCCCTGTCATTTCCCAGATAAGCGGATAATAAAAGGGGTTTTCGTCGCCAGAAGCTAAGTTTTCCGTATTAACTATACTAAAGTTAAGTAGTCCAATAATAGTAGCAAAAATAAAAATTAATGCCCATTGTTTAATACTTATTGGCCTATTAGCATGTATAAAATTCTTACTTAAACGCTATTTTTTGATAGCTGATATTGATTTGTTTCTTGAGTTTTTGTTAAGTTTTTTAAGCCAAAAACTAATCTTAAAAAGCCAATTCGTTTAATTAAAACTTCATAAGCTATAAAACAAGCTAAGAAAGTTAATAAAAGCACAACACTATATTTTACAAGTATATGCGCTTGCCATTGAATAACATAGTAGCCAATAGCAATAATTATTGTTTGGTGCAATATATAAAAGGGATAAGCCACTTCATTAGCATATTTTAGCCATTTACTATTAAAATTTAAGTACATTTGCCCGTAGCCAATAAAAGTAACTACCCAAAACCAGGCTACAATAACTTTAATAACTTCCCAAGGTAAATCAAAATTAATTGGTAATTTGTAAGGAATAAAATAGATTAAATAAAATATTACTAAAGTCACAAGAGATATCGCTAGATTTAACTTTCTTTGTGTCTTAAAAAGTTCCCAAAGGCTTGTATAAGAGAAAGAAATATAACCAAATAGGAAGAATAAAAAATAAAAAGTGAAATATGCCCAATCATTTATTAAATCATGTGTTTCACGTGGAAAGAAAGGTCTAAGCAAAAATTGAGTAAGAATTATTGGTATAACCCAAAGTAATAAGCCACCATTTCTATTAGATAACTTAAAACATAATTCTAAAAATTTAGTGGAAGAAGGTTTTCTTAACCATAAAAAAATAGGTAATGCTATTAAAGAATAAACAAATAAATAAAGGATAAACCAAAGATGATGCCAGCTAAAACTACCTTTAGGATAAGGCATAAATTGAAAAACAGTAGAATAAAAATCTAAATAAGATGAGTATAGAGCGATTTTTTCATAATAAATCTGTGGTGGAACTATGATAAACATCCCAAAAATTAGTGGAATTAATAAACGGTTACTTCGTTCTTTAGCGTAACTTGAAGCACTTCTACGGCCAAGTGCAAGATGTGTCCCTACTCCAGAAATAAATAATAGTAGCGGCATTCTCCATTGATGTAGCCAAACCATAATGGTTTCAAGGGTTTTAGAAGTTTCTTTGTTGGAAATATGCCAATCCCAACTAACAAACATCATTCCTGTGTGATAGAAAAACAAAATAACAATAGCTATTACTCTAAGCCAATCTAGTTCATAGCGTCGATCTAAATTATTTTTAGCCTCTAACATAGCAACTCCTAAAGCATAATTTTCTTAGGCTAAAGATAAATTGCTAAATGAAAAGAGGCTATTTTTTTGTCATAAACTGCTAACATGTCGTCATCAACCGCTAAATTTTTGCCTTAAAAAGTCTAGACACAGTTTTAGTGATTACTAATTTTGCAAAGCTAAAATTAATTCTGGAAGCCCTGCAAAAATCCATTCTGGGCGATAATCAACCAAATCTAGGTCAGATTCTTTGCTAATTCCTGTTAGCACCATAATGCTTGAAATACCTGCGCGTTTTGCTCCTAAAATATCGGTTTCTAAGCGATCTCCTAACGCGATAGTATTTTCTTTATTTGTTCCTAAACGAAGCATTGCTTGTTGGTACATTATTGGCTCAGGTTTACCAATAATTATTGGTTCAACTTCGCTAGCGGTTTTTAATGCTGCTAAAACTGCTCCATTGCCATGTACAACACCTCTTTCAGTTGGAAAAGTTGTATCAGGATTTGTCCCAATAAACTTGGCTCCAGCACGAATATTAAGCGTTGCTTGGGCAAGTTTTTCCCAACTCAGTCCCCGATCCATACCACAAACAACATAGTCTGCTTGTCCCGTAGAAATTTCAAAACCTGCTTCCTTTAAAGGTTGTTTTAAGCCTTCTTCGCCAATTACAAAAACTTTTGAGCCTTCTGGAGCAAGTTCTTTTAAGTAAAGTGCTGTAGCTTGAGAAGAAGTTAAAACCTCTTCTTTACGCACACTAACACCCATTGAGGCAAGTTTTTCCTGAAATTGCTCAGCCGTTTTACTAGCATTATTTGTTGCTAAAACAAAAAGAATATTGCGTTTGCGTAACAAGTCAAAAAACTCTATTAGTCCTGGTAATGGCTCAGTATCGTGCCAAAGCACACCATCCATATCAATAATTAATGCGGCTAAATCATTTAATTTACTGGTCATTGTCGCTCCCGAACCGTGCATTCACCATTTGAATGACCCATAATTAAAGTATGAGCTAAGTTGATAAATAGACCGACTTCTACAACACCAGGTATCATTTTAAGAGTTTTTTCTAGTTCAGGTGCATTTTCAATTGGGTAAAAATCGCAGTCTAAAATATAGTTTCCATTATCGGTTACATAATTTTGACCATCGCGTTGACGAACCGTATATTTACCACCCATTGAAGTAACTCGATTTGCTACAACTTCCCAACCAAATTTTACTACCTCAACAGGTAGTGGAAATTTACCTAATTTTTCTACTACTTTATTAGGGTCAACAATACAAATTTGACGCTTGGTAATTGATGCAACTACTTTTTCTCGTAAAAGTGCGCCGCCGCCACCTTTTAACATATTAAAATCAGCATCAATTTCATCTGCTCCATCAATTGTAATATCTAGTTGATTTACTTCATTAAAGCCAACCAACTTGATTCCTAACTCTTTAGCTAATGTTGCAGATGCTTCAGATGTCGGGATTGCAACAATGTTTAAGCCTTCTTTAACACGTTCTCCTAGACGTAAAATAGCAAACCTAGCTGTAGAACCTGTGCCTAAGCCTACAGCCATTCCATCAGCCACTAAATTAGCAGCATAAGTTCCTGATACCGCTTTAGGATCTTGTTCAGTTGACATAAATTTCCACTCCTTAAAATTTTTATTTTTAGTGTAAATATATAGAAGGAAGTTATTTAGATTGCCCTAAATTGCCTAAAAAGTTGTGCAAGTATAGAGCAAAATGCTTATTATCTCTAGTTGCGCTTGCTAGGGTGCAATAATAAATAAAAGGAAATTAATATGATAAAAATTAAAGTTGTAGAGTGTAAGAACAGATAAAGAAATGATTTAGAAAGAGAGTATAATTTTAGTATTTAAAACTAAAAAAGCTACCTTTTGTAAGTAGCTAGTAGCTCAATCAAGCATTAATTTTAAGAGGTGGCTCGGGCCGGACTCGAACCGGCACGCCAGTCACCCAGCAGCGGATTTTAAGTCCGCTATGTCTGCCAAATTCCATCACCGAGCCATTACTTGTTGATTGAAGGCGACATTGTACATGCATATATCGCGCTTGGCTAGTCTTTTTAGCAGATTTTTTGCAAAATCCCGCTTTAACCTTATTTGCAAAATCAATTTTTAAGAAAATTATTTCTCAACTTCTTTTAATTCAGTTAAATAAGTTGTTCCTACTGTGTTTAATTCTACTAGAGTAGACATTTCTTTAGTGATAGCTTCACGATCAGCAAAAAGTTCCCAAACTGTAGTATTGCTTGGTTCAACTATTTTGCTATTTATACGGCTAATATATCTAAACCTATCTATTGGGCTAGGATGGGTATCATCTTCTGAAGTTTTTTCAGCTATTATTTTATTAACTTGTTCGTTTAAGTCTTGCTCTGAGTCTAATGTAGCTTTTAAGTCATAAAGATTAGATAAACTTCTTTTAGTTGCTAAAGCATTATCAATTTCTTGGTTTGCTAAATGAGAAAATTCCACTTCACAACGAATTACATGACGAAGCCCTGTTTCAAAGGCTTGAGGGCTATAATTAAGTGCTGCAATACGGTCAGCTAAAACTTCTTGCAATCTAGTTGCTCCAAAACTAATACGACGGAAGATAAAATCATAGACTTGTAAAAATAGGTAAGCAATATTCCACCAAACTGCTTGACCATTTAGCGCGATGGCTACAACAAATTTAGTCATATCTTGCCTAACTCTTAACGCAATATCTCCGCCAGCCGTATCTCGATTAGAAAAATGTCCATATTCATGAGCTAGCACAGCACGAAAAGCATTTAAGTCAAAACCGTTTAATATACCTATTCCTAAAATTAGAACTCTTTTAGCTTTATCCTGTGATTTTTCTCTAAAGCTTCCTTTTTCATAAACAGCTATGTCAGTTCCTGGAGTAACACGAATTTCATCAATAGGTCTAGTCCCAAGCGTTTTAGCTACTTCGCGGGTAAGTTCCCAAAGTTTAGGGGCTTCGTCTTGCTTAAGTTCTCTACCTGGATCATTAGAATCTATTTTTATAAAAAAAGAACGTACCATAGCAATAACTGTCATTAACCCAGCTAATGCAATAAATAAAAATAATTTAATTGGAATAGTTCCAATCCATAAGAAGAAATATAAAATTGAACCAACAATTGTTATTACCAAAAACATTACTACAGGCATAGAAAGATAATAATAAATACTGCTAATATTTATTAGCATTCGGTAATATTTTCTTAAGGAAAGTTCTTTTGGGCTAGCTGCAAGATTTGGGTCGGCTGTTTCAATAAATTGTAAGTTTAATCTAGAAAATACTTTACCTAATATAAACAGCAAAACTAGTCCTGCTATCCAGGCTATCACTAAATAAATTGCATAATAAAAATAAGAAGAAAATCCAAGGTTATTTGTATTACCAACAGATACGCTAGTGGCTTCATTAATTAGAGCTAATATTCTTTCTACTTCTTTTGCTTCTAAACCTAGCTCCTGAGCCTTTCTTATCTCTTTTTTTGCATTTACCCAATCAGCTTTTGTGAAAGAACAAATAGCCATAAAGTAATGGCTAGGCATTAAATCAGAATGTTTATCAATTAATTTGCGGCTTGACTCGCATAAAAAATAATTATTTTCTAAATTAAATGCTAGTTGTGCGACTAATAAAGTGTAACTTGGATCATTACCAGTGTATTTTCTTTCTGCTTGCTGAGCTAAAGAAAAGGCACGTGATAAATCCTTATTTGGAGTTTGTTGGTTTTCGCCAGAAAAAGCTAGTGCTTGAGCTAGGGAAATAAGATTTTCAGGAGAAGATTTTTCCTTTACAGCTTGTTCTAGCAGTTCTAAAGCCTCTTTACGCTTCCCTAAACTTAAATAACTTGAACCTAACCGCCTCATTGCAGCATCAAATTTAGGAGATTTAACTAAAACTTTTTCATATAACTGTGCAGCCGTCTGATAATCATCTTTATCTAGTGCTTCTGTTGCTTTTTTCCAAATATTGATTAGGTCAGGAGTTTTTAATTCTTGCCAAATAATTTCTTCTTTAGCCATATCACGCGAAGGTTTATCTAATTTTTCAGTATTTTCATTTGTTTGTGAATAGATAATAAAGGGGAAAACCAAGAAAATTATTATTAAGAAAAACCGTTTTTTCATGCCTATTCTCCTAAGTAATTTAAGTAGTTAAGGATTTTTCTAATTAGGAATAAACAGCTTAGGGCAAACGCTAGTTATAGTAATAAAGTATTGGGATAAAAGCTATAGATTTTATATAAATTATTTTTTAATTAGTAAATTATAGTTAATTCATTAAATAAGGTAGAAATAAAATAAAAAAAAATTTTTTATTATCCAGCAATCTTTCTAAAATCTCTTTAAGTGCCTTGGCAGCCTTGAAATAACATGTCATCATCTATTGATAAATAAAAAATAAAGTCGCTCCGCTTTAGTAAAAAATTTTTTATATTTTGGAGATATTAAAGGCATGAGAAAAATTTTACTTTCAGCTTTTAGCCTAATATTAGTTTTGGCTATATTTTTTCAATCTTTTGCACAGGGGATAAAGTTGCAATATCCAAAAACTGCTAAAATTGATCATACAGACACTTACTTTGGAAATGCTGTAAAAGATCCTTATAGGTGGTTGGAAGATGATAATTCACCAGAAACTGCTAAATGGGTGACAGAACAAAATAAAGTAACTTTTGATTATTTAGAAAAAATTCCTTA encodes:
- a CDS encoding serine/threonine protein kinase; translation: MAQVADAAAAAHRKGIIHRDLKPDNIMVEDLEDQSEMVRVLDFGIAKLSQNPAYSENITVGGAILGSPYYMSPEQCDGRHLDNRSDIYSIGIILYELLVGKVPFRAQTPWGLVKMHCSTPPTPIRNHRADIPPALEAAILKALAKDPKDRQQSALELKKELEAALNATMVNTPNVQPVMASPVMAKPVNNTGQNQQSMEVDPLGTKPLNNLANIAQQEPSNVLEQQKLEALAKELEAEISQIRARKDSSGGLKSAPLRDTSKSILNDIASELAEDLSTYDPKKAALANQYNASKSPNAISPNPAIKPSLISSYTTNPHSKIEPYSVPTTTPHSAISATLVEKSPSPSQMLATTSEPLDIAEEFSLALPEMVEDVLMSVSETILTKTEVLSQRVAQEAAIAAQTLMAEAKMRMQNPVDPANLATNPAYQNSNINSSSPRNLSNNSNLNPSDRTVSRPIPGLVEKEVKSDSEFKKQLMYIAGGTLLLITVIWLISSFFRD
- a CDS encoding response regulator transcription factor; translation: MRVIIIDDELPARKKIRTFLADEVEIIGEASNGLEAVNLIEQLQPDLIFLDIQMPGLTGFEVLQALDKTIMPAVIFTTAYDEYAVKAFEVNALDYLLKPFDEERFQKALERVNKQNSQNNQYQQLTNLLLQLKKQPNYLQRLLIKTAGKIVFIKTDEINWIEAEEKYVQIHVGKDKYLYRETMNALEQQLNSEIFARIHRSYIVRIDFIKELVPWSHGDYLLILQDKTELSLGRNYRDKFLNNYKN
- a CDS encoding acyltransferase family protein, which translates into the protein MLEAKNNLDRRYELDWLRVIAIVILFFYHTGMMFVSWDWHISNKETSKTLETIMVWLHQWRMPLLLFISGVGTHLALGRRSASSYAKERSNRLLIPLIFGMFIIVPPQIYYEKIALYSSYLDFYSTVFQFMPYPKGSFSWHHLWFILYLFVYSLIALPIFLWLRKPSSTKFLELCFKLSNRNGGLLLWVIPIILTQFLLRPFFPRETHDLINDWAYFTFYFLFFLFGYISFSYTSLWELFKTQRKLNLAISLVTLVIFYLIYFIPYKLPINFDLPWEVIKVIVAWFWVVTFIGYGQMYLNFNSKWLKYANEVAYPFYILHQTIIIAIGYYVIQWQAHILVKYSVVLLLTFLACFIAYEVLIKRIGFLRLVFGLKNLTKTQETNQYQLSKNSV
- a CDS encoding histidine kinase, which gives rise to MTGAYSGFLLLPGILWLINRFPICQQNLAKHLFIHLAGSIVYGFFHTILMKFSRIFIYSLFSLGFYDYGDMRYRFLMEYHKQFIWYTLVLVTYHSIVYYQTNKERELKTAELELKASQLDNQLTQVQLQALKAQINPHFLFNTLNMISSLMYEDVRAADKMLVKLSNFLRMTLEKGNSQKISLHQELEFVTSYLDIMKARFPDKLDIVVDIAANLQTALVPSMLLQPLVENSIKHNDLSDKDKYKITIKAHREQEKLILSVLDNGVGIKDREKDIFQQGVGLSNIQTRLKQLYGNQHKLNIENKANIGLEVLIELPLENIKETVKELSIVK
- a CDS encoding HAD family hydrolase, with product MTSKLNDLAALIIDMDGVLWHDTEPLPGLIEFFDLLRKRNILFVLATNNASKTAEQFQEKLASMGVSVRKEEVLTSSQATALYLKELAPEGSKVFVIGEEGLKQPLKEAGFEISTGQADYVVCGMDRGLSWEKLAQATLNIRAGAKFIGTNPDTTFPTERGVVHGNGAVLAALKTASEVEPIIIGKPEPIMYQQAMLRLGTNKENTIALGDRLETDILGAKRAGISSIMVLTGISKESDLDLVDYRPEWIFAGLPELILALQN
- a CDS encoding M48 family metalloprotease → MKKRFFLIIIFLVFPFIIYSQTNENTEKLDKPSRDMAKEEIIWQELKTPDLINIWKKATEALDKDDYQTAAQLYEKVLVKSPKFDAAMRRLGSSYLSLGKRKEALELLEQAVKEKSSPENLISLAQALAFSGENQQTPNKDLSRAFSLAQQAERKYTGNDPSYTLLVAQLAFNLENNYFLCESSRKLIDKHSDLMPSHYFMAICSFTKADWVNAKKEIRKAQELGLEAKEVERILALINEATSVSVGNTNNLGFSSYFYYAIYLVIAWIAGLVLLFILGKVFSRLNLQFIETADPNLAASPKELSLRKYYRMLINISSIYYYLSMPVVMFLVITIVGSILYFFLWIGTIPIKLFLFIALAGLMTVIAMVRSFFIKIDSNDPGRELKQDEAPKLWELTREVAKTLGTRPIDEIRVTPGTDIAVYEKGSFREKSQDKAKRVLILGIGILNGFDLNAFRAVLAHEYGHFSNRDTAGGDIALRVRQDMTKFVVAIALNGQAVWWNIAYLFLQVYDFIFRRISFGATRLQEVLADRIAALNYSPQAFETGLRHVIRCEVEFSHLANQEIDNALATKRSLSNLYDLKATLDSEQDLNEQVNKIIAEKTSEDDTHPSPIDRFRYISRINSKIVEPSNTTVWELFADREAITKEMSTLVELNTVGTTYLTELKEVEK
- the rpiA gene encoding ribose-5-phosphate isomerase RpiA, encoding MSTEQDPKAVSGTYAANLVADGMAVGLGTGSTARFAILRLGERVKEGLNIVAIPTSEASATLAKELGIKLVGFNEVNQLDITIDGADEIDADFNMLKGGGGALLREKVVASITKRQICIVDPNKVVEKLGKFPLPVEVVKFGWEVVANRVTSMGGKYTVRQRDGQNYVTDNGNYILDCDFYPIENAPELEKTLKMIPGVVEVGLFINLAHTLIMGHSNGECTVRERQ